Part of the Desulfomicrobium macestii genome is shown below.
AATCCCGGACATGCTCGGCAAATATCGGGAAAATCGCGGCCAGCAGGTTGCCTCGGGACGCTTTGGCGTGTCCATGGAACTTCTGAACTCCGCCCGCTACCTCGAAATCAAGGTCGGACAGGGCGCCAAGCCCGGCGAGGGCGGACACCTGCCCGGCTCCAAGGTGACCGAGATGGTGGCCCAGGCCCGGCACTGCAAGCCCGGCATCGCACTCATTTCGCCCTCCAACCATCACGACATCTACTCCATCGAAGATCTCTGCCAGATCATCACCGAACTCAAGACCGCAAACCCCGAGGCGCGCATATCCGTCAAGATCCCGGTCACCAGCGGCGTGGCCACCATCGCAGTGGGCGTGGCCAAGGCCGGGGCGCACATCGTCAACATCAGCGGCTTCGAGGGCGGCACGGGGGCGGCACGCGAACACGCCAAGAAATATGTCGGCCTGCCCGTGGAGATCGGCGTCACCCAGGCCCACCGGGGGCTGGTCGAGGCGGGACTTCGGCATCAGGTCGAGCTGTGGTGCGACGGCGGCGTGCGTTCCGGGGCGGACGTGGTCAAGCTCATCTGTCTAGGCGCGGACCGGGTCGGGGTGGGCACGGTCGCGCTCATGGGCGTGGGCTGCATCAGCTGCGAGCAATGCCACCTGGACACCTGCCCGCGCGGAATCTCCACCCAGATCCGTACCGTGGAAGAGGCCAAGGCTCGCGGCGTGAAGCTCTTCAAGCCCCTGCAGAGCGAGGTCGAGGCCGAGAACCTGGCCCGCCTGCTGCGCGCTTTCGGCGACCAGATCCGTCACATCCTGGCCGGACTCGGCGAAAGGAGACTGGCCGACCTGGTCGGACGCACGGACCTTCTGGTCCAGGCCAGGGGCCGTGATCAGGTCGACCTGACCGACCTCCTCGTGCCCGCGCCCATGGACTCCGTGAAATCATACTGCCCGGTGCCGCGCATCGTGCGCAGGCCGCTGGACAACCTGACCCGGCTCATCTCCGACATGGCCCTCTCGACCCTCGGCCAGGAGTGCGGATTCGTGCAGTACAAGGAAGAGAACGTGCGCTCCGTGGACCGCGCCGTGGGCACCTATCTTGCGGGAGCCATGGTGCGGGAGCGCGCGGCGGGCGACCGGGGCAAGGTGGAGCTGCTCCTGACCTCCTCGGTTCCCGGCAACGGCCTGTGCGCCTTCAATATCGACGGGATCGGCACCGTGGTCGAGGGCGGCGGCCAGGACGGCATTGCCAAGGGGGCGCGCGGCGGAGAGGTCTGCATCCTCAAAGGCGTGAACATCCTCGGCCAGCGCGTGGACGGATCCGTAGGCAAGTCCCTGGCCTACGGCGCGCTTTCCGGCACGATCATGGTCCAGAACCAGGCCGACTCGCGCGCCTGCGTGCGCATGTCCGGAGCCGACGCCATCTTCGGAGGACGCATCACCGCGTCCGTGCGCGACGAACTCGGGAACATCGCCTCAAGAGCGCACCTGAAGGGCTTTGCCTTCGAATACATGACCGGCGGCCGCGCCGTGGTCCTGGGCGATCCGGGCCCATGGATGTGCGCAGGCATGACCGGCGGCGTCATCTACCAGTGCCTCTACCCGGAATGGAACTTCGGACGCGAAAATCTGCAGCGCCGCTTTTCGAGCGGATCGCACGTGGTCATCAAAAACCTGGACGAAGACGACATCGTGCAGGTGCGGGAATTGCTGGGCAAATATGTGAGCACCCTGGAGCAGAGCTTCCAGAAGGAGGAGGCGGTGATCGTGCAGGGATTGGCGGACGAGGCCCAGGGGCGCTTCGTCAAGATCGTGCCGGGGAAAGGCACGGGCATCAAGCCGGAATAAAAAGGCACATGGCGCCGGGACATCCAATCCGGCGCCATGCCGCCATACATTGACGGACGGCGTGCGACGCAACCGCTGGGAGTCAAATCAGGCTGAAACCGCCGTACATGATCCCGGCGAAAATGCCGAAATTGAAGGCGCTGATCCAGGTCGTCCACGTGTAGCGACTCTTGTATATGGCCACTGCAATGACCCCAACGGTGATGAGTATGACGACCAGCCATTCCAGGCTGCCCCCACCCCATTCCAGCAGATCCCTGGCGACGTAGATCTGCCCATACCCGAGCAACCCGCCATGCAACGCCGAAACCACACCGAAATGACTCAAGAAATCGTCGATAGCCTGGATGAACAGACAGATGATCACGGCGCCTACGACCAAGATGAATTGCGTCATGCTCCTCTCCTGAACTGCGCATAAGGCTTGACGGAAATTCCAGACAAAACCTCTGCAATAAACAGGTTACACCAATCAACTTTTTTCAAAAGCGGCGCCTTGAGCCGCATCCTGGAAAAATCCGCCTCCAGTACCGGGACTCCCAAGACAAATCTGTTCCGAACTTGCATGGCGGCTTGCGGGCGGGGAACGTATTCACAGCAGGCGTGGGGCAATCTTTCCAGGACGCACTCCCCGCTTGAATCAGAGCGTGTCAGATCCAGGGTGAGAACAACGTGTTCTCGCTCATCCTCGAAGCCCTTCTTGGCGAAGAACCTGATGGCCGCCGCATTGCCGGCATCCGTATCCACGACGAACTGGCAGGCTCCGGCGTTGACCATGCGCTCTTGCAACTCATCGTAGAGTTTGTGGGCCACGCCCATGGACTGAAATTCCCTTTCCACTCCCACCCAGACAATATAGCCGTACGCCCATGAATCCTTGCAGGTGAGGGTGCCGATGATGAATCCGGCCAGGGTGTCGCCCGCATGGGCCACGAGGCTGAGTTCGGGTTCCGTGCTGAAGTGTCCGACCACCTCCCGCTTGTCCCAGGTACTGTACAGGAAGGGGTAGAGCTCTTTTGTGAAAAGACGCTCGCCCATGTGATAGACCTCGGCCAGATCGTCCAGCTCCATCTCACGGATGCAGATTTTACTGGCAGAGTGATTTTTTGTGCCCATGATTCAGCTCACTTCCTGTTTACGGTTGCACAACCATTTTATGAAATATTCACGATCCGCTTCACTTCCTGCACCATCAAACCAGATAATGCTCCCTTACCGTTGAACGATTGCATCGAACTTTCGCTCAGGCCCTGTTTATCCTTATCTTCGAACTGCTACAAAGAGTACATCTTGAGCATGATGCATATACAGCGATCTCATTTGATGTTTCTTGAATCTGCATTCAAGGTTGCGTCATCCTGCCCGAACAAAGCGCCATGAACCTGGCTGGTCAATGTGGCAATCCTGTTCCATGATCGCAGTCCGGCGGAAAAATTCTTCCATGATCGCCCGGCGGCCTTGGAGCGCGGTTCGCATTCGGGGCAGTCCTTGTCGCCTTTACCCGCAGCGGCATTCTTGGCAGCGCCCAGACTCAAGGTCAGGACCACATGCTCCCGCTCATCCCTGAAGCCCTTCTTGGAAAAGAACCGGATGGCGCCGGTGTTGCTGGCGTCCGTATCCACGACAATCTGGTGCGCCCCGGACTCGGCCATGCGCAGGGCCACTCTGCCGTAGAGCTCATGGGCCACGCCGAGCGACTGAAACCTGCTGTCCACACCCAGCCAGATAATATAGCCGTAGATACGTGATGTCTTGGTAATGAGGGAGCCGATGATGAACCCGGCCAGCTCGCCGTCCACATCGGCCACGAGACTGAGCCCTGGTTCGGTGTTGAAGTGCCCGACCACCTCCCGCTTGTCCCAGCTGCTGTACAGGAAAGGATAGAGCTCCTTGGTGAAGAGTCGCTCGCCCAGGTGATAGACTTGGGCCAGGTCGTCCAGCGCCATCTCGCGAATGGAGATCGGGGGAACTGTTCGAGGCGTTGTGCTCGTGATTTTTGCATCCCA
Proteins encoded:
- a CDS encoding GNAT family N-acetyltransferase, with amino-acid sequence MGTKNHSASKICIREMELDDLAEVYHMGERLFTKELYPFLYSTWDKREVVGHFSTEPELSLVAHAGDTLAGFIIGTLTCKDSWAYGYIVWVGVEREFQSMGVAHKLYDELQERMVNAGACQFVVDTDAGNAAAIRFFAKKGFEDEREHVVLTLDLTRSDSSGECVLERLPHACCEYVPRPQAAMQVRNRFVLGVPVLEADFSRMRLKAPLLKKVDWCNLFIAEVLSGISVKPYAQFRRGA
- a CDS encoding GNAT family N-acetyltransferase, with the translated sequence MEPSRNWSAMVKQWDAKITSTTPRTVPPISIREMALDDLAQVYHLGERLFTKELYPFLYSSWDKREVVGHFNTEPGLSLVADVDGELAGFIIGSLITKTSRIYGYIIWLGVDSRFQSLGVAHELYGRVALRMAESGAHQIVVDTDASNTGAIRFFSKKGFRDEREHVVLTLSLGAAKNAAAGKGDKDCPECEPRSKAAGRSWKNFSAGLRSWNRIATLTSQVHGALFGQDDATLNADSRNIK